One segment of Methylocella silvestris BL2 DNA contains the following:
- the hemP gene encoding hemin uptake protein HemP encodes MVSSEELFASRREIIILHGSERYRLRLTSNDKLILTK; translated from the coding sequence GTGGTTTCCTCTGAGGAGTTGTTCGCCTCTCGACGCGAAATCATCATCCTGCACGGCTCCGAGCGCTATCGCCTGCGCCTGACGTCGAACGATAAACTCATTCTGACCAAATGA
- a CDS encoding heme/hemin ABC transporter substrate-binding protein: protein MKLRPGLTHPSTFMQLAAAALVFALLTANTAAWAEESRIVALGGSITEILYALGAQDRIVGVDSTSLAPPSALQEKPSVGYVRAISAEGVLSLKPTLVLAIEGAGPPAALELIRAAGAPLEIVPDAPTPEGIRRKIEILGETVGAKDAAAKLNREVGAGFAALEGLRARITKPVRALFVLSFANGRTLVGGRNTSAASMLALAGAVNAAEDVDGYKPMTDEAIASAAPDFVLMMKNGDHHVDAETVFASPAFALTPAARTRALLALDGLFLLGFGPRTPDAARELIEAFYPSLATAAP, encoded by the coding sequence GTGAAATTGCGGCCCGGTCTCACACACCCCTCGACCTTCATGCAGCTCGCGGCGGCCGCCCTTGTCTTCGCCCTCCTGACGGCCAACACGGCGGCGTGGGCGGAGGAGTCGAGGATTGTCGCGCTCGGCGGCTCGATAACCGAGATCCTTTATGCGCTCGGCGCTCAGGACAGGATTGTCGGCGTCGACTCGACGAGTCTTGCTCCGCCGTCCGCTCTTCAGGAGAAGCCCTCTGTCGGTTACGTCCGGGCAATTTCGGCGGAGGGCGTGTTGTCCTTGAAGCCGACGCTCGTCCTTGCCATCGAAGGAGCGGGGCCGCCGGCGGCGCTGGAGTTGATTCGGGCGGCCGGGGCGCCTCTGGAAATTGTTCCTGACGCGCCGACGCCGGAGGGCATCCGCCGCAAGATCGAAATTCTAGGCGAAACCGTCGGCGCCAAGGACGCTGCGGCGAAGCTCAATCGCGAGGTCGGCGCGGGGTTCGCGGCGCTCGAGGGATTGCGGGCAAGAATCACCAAACCCGTTCGCGCGCTTTTTGTGCTGTCATTCGCCAACGGACGCACGCTCGTCGGCGGCCGCAACACATCGGCGGCGAGCATGCTGGCGCTCGCAGGGGCCGTCAACGCGGCCGAGGACGTTGACGGATACAAGCCGATGACCGACGAGGCCATTGCGTCCGCCGCTCCGGACTTCGTGCTCATGATGAAAAATGGCGATCATCATGTCGACGCCGAGACCGTTTTCGCGTCACCGGCTTTCGCTTTGACGCCGGCCGCCAGAACGCGCGCGCTTCTCGCCTTGGATGGGCTCTTCTTGTTGGGCTTCGGTCCGCGCACGCCTGACGCCGCACGCGAGCTGATCGAGGCCTTTTATCCGTCGCTCGCGACGGCGGCGCCGTGA
- a CDS encoding FecCD family ABC transporter permease, translating into MTFFARRDGWRGDRDSSREKFIATIAVLCGACLLVGLASIALGAAAIAPARIVRILQGEFAQSADSMILLNIRLPRTLLGFLIGGALALSGALLQALFRNPLADPGVVGISAGAALAAAAAIVLGDRFAAPLMSAYSVWALPVAAFLGGLVATSLLYVLSTRLGRTSIATMLLAGIGVGSFAGSLTGLLATISDDRQLRDLTFWLLGSLGGANWSKTAVAAALIMPVFLAAPFLARSLNALALGEAEAFHLGVHVERDKRIMIALASMAVGVGVALAGPIGFIGIVAPHLIRLTVGADHRLVLPASILLGGSLLVLADILARTVAAPAETPIGILTGLIGAPFFLWLLSTRMRYFE; encoded by the coding sequence GTGACCTTCTTCGCCAGGCGCGATGGCTGGCGCGGAGATAGGGATTCGTCTCGCGAAAAATTCATTGCGACGATTGCGGTTCTGTGCGGCGCGTGCCTGCTGGTCGGTTTGGCGTCGATCGCTCTTGGCGCGGCGGCGATCGCGCCTGCGCGCATCGTCCGGATCCTGCAAGGCGAGTTTGCGCAATCGGCAGACTCCATGATCCTGCTCAACATCAGATTGCCGCGCACGCTTCTCGGCTTCCTCATCGGCGGCGCGCTTGCGCTGTCCGGCGCGTTGCTGCAAGCCCTGTTTCGCAATCCGCTCGCCGATCCCGGAGTGGTCGGCATTTCAGCCGGAGCGGCGCTCGCCGCCGCCGCGGCGATTGTTCTTGGCGACCGTTTCGCCGCGCCGCTAATGTCGGCCTATTCCGTGTGGGCTCTTCCCGTCGCCGCGTTTCTCGGCGGCCTCGTCGCGACGTCGCTGCTCTATGTCCTGTCGACGCGCCTCGGCCGCACGTCGATCGCGACCATGCTGCTCGCAGGGATCGGTGTGGGCTCTTTCGCCGGATCGCTGACCGGGCTCCTCGCCACGATCAGCGACGACCGCCAGTTGCGCGATCTGACGTTCTGGCTGCTTGGCAGCCTTGGCGGCGCGAACTGGTCCAAGACGGCCGTCGCGGCGGCGCTGATCATGCCGGTGTTTCTCGCCGCGCCCTTTCTGGCGCGAAGCCTCAACGCGCTCGCGCTCGGGGAGGCGGAAGCTTTTCACCTTGGCGTTCACGTCGAACGGGACAAGCGCATCATGATCGCGCTTGCCTCGATGGCGGTTGGCGTCGGCGTCGCGCTCGCCGGCCCGATCGGCTTCATCGGCATCGTCGCGCCGCACCTCATCCGTCTCACAGTCGGCGCCGACCATCGTCTCGTTCTTCCGGCGAGCATTCTCCTCGGCGGCTCATTGCTCGTGCTCGCCGACATTCTCGCGCGCACCGTCGCGGCGCCCGCCGAGACGCCGATCGGCATTTTAACCGGGCTTATCGGCGCGCCGTTCTTCCTTTGGCTTCTCTCCACCCGAATGCGCTATTTCGAATGA